From a single Bacillus pseudomycoides DSM 12442 genomic region:
- a CDS encoding TetR/AcrR family transcriptional regulator: MGKPTAKEKVMEAATILFGEKGYTATTIREVAEKAGVSELTIFRNFKNKENLFRESIILRTTPVALLKELEEKFTGNLNQDLTKIAETYIQVNLPKLNYIWAALLESRQNSEMKRLLHELNAHLVDHLETYLQQLGEKGHIIPCNYRLIANMFYGQLFLYIMNVSITEEDIQLEEYIEACVNLFMNGISFKEN, encoded by the coding sequence ATGGGAAAGCCAACAGCAAAAGAAAAAGTTATGGAAGCAGCAACTATATTATTTGGTGAAAAGGGGTATACGGCAACGACAATTCGTGAAGTTGCAGAAAAAGCTGGGGTAAGCGAGCTTACAATTTTCCGTAATTTTAAAAATAAGGAAAATTTATTTCGAGAGAGTATTATTTTGCGGACAACACCAGTTGCTTTGTTGAAGGAACTAGAAGAGAAGTTTACCGGTAATTTGAATCAAGATCTTACAAAAATTGCAGAAACATATATTCAGGTAAACTTACCAAAGTTAAATTATATTTGGGCAGCACTACTGGAATCTAGACAAAACAGTGAAATGAAACGATTACTTCATGAATTAAATGCACATTTAGTAGATCATCTAGAAACGTATTTACAGCAACTTGGAGAAAAAGGACACATTATTCCATGTAATTATCGCTTAATAGCGAACATGTTTTATGGACAATTGTTCTTATATATTATGAATGTCAGCATAACGGAAGAAGATATTCAATTAGAAGAGTATATTGAGGCATGTGTAAATCTATTTATGAATGGGATTTCATTTAAGGAAAACTAA
- a CDS encoding DHA2 family efflux MFS transporter permease subunit, producing the protein MRNIFVLIALVSGFFMAILDSNIVNIALPGMAKTFHTSIDAISWIANGYNVAFVTCLLMAARLADQFGRKKLYLIGLLGFSISSFMCGVASSFQMLVIFRVLQGISAAIIVPVAMPLGLELVPKEKQGMIGGVMGAFGGLAAAIGPSLGGVLIDKLSWNWVFFINVPVGIFSLIFIFLFIKESYDHTASSKIDWAGMVTSSCALFLLVYALIQVNKATLSPLSISLLFVISIISFMLFIYIEKKSKNPMLPLYLFSYDKFSLSNLALFFVGMGLMNFLFIFAFYLVQVEGMSELKSGMIISTLAIVSIIITAIMTPIAAKRGSSVISSVGVIAFIVVSYLFGHMESSFSAWDYIWRLVIVGFGAGCTLAPLTTTAVLSVPIEKSGIASSISNISRTLGSIVGVAVLVVLLNQQLLNEKEKVNQQAITMIQKSNQTNLEKKQILQAIQSVDKQERVIVESKEGNELYEQMRWKYKHAVIRSFNQTFLIGAFIFLLALICNVVEIYMNRKRGSGAKTI; encoded by the coding sequence ATGCGAAACATATTTGTGTTAATTGCATTAGTTTCAGGATTCTTTATGGCAATTCTAGACTCAAATATTGTAAATATTGCATTGCCAGGGATGGCAAAGACATTTCATACTTCAATAGATGCGATTTCTTGGATTGCAAATGGATATAATGTTGCTTTTGTGACCTGTTTATTAATGGCAGCTCGTCTTGCAGACCAATTTGGCCGCAAGAAGCTGTACCTTATTGGCTTACTAGGATTTTCTATTAGCTCATTTATGTGCGGAGTAGCGTCATCTTTTCAAATGCTAGTGATTTTTCGCGTATTACAAGGAATCTCTGCGGCTATCATTGTACCTGTTGCGATGCCGCTTGGACTTGAACTTGTACCGAAAGAAAAACAAGGCATGATAGGTGGAGTTATGGGAGCTTTTGGCGGGTTAGCTGCAGCGATTGGTCCGTCACTTGGAGGAGTTTTAATAGATAAATTAAGTTGGAACTGGGTATTTTTCATCAATGTTCCAGTCGGTATCTTTTCTTTAATCTTCATCTTTCTTTTTATTAAAGAATCTTATGATCATACCGCAAGTTCTAAAATAGATTGGGCAGGTATGGTTACTTCATCATGTGCACTATTTTTACTTGTTTATGCTTTGATACAAGTAAATAAAGCGACTTTAAGTCCGTTAAGCATAAGTCTTCTCTTTGTTATTTCTATTATAAGTTTTATGTTATTTATCTATATTGAAAAGAAAAGTAAAAATCCGATGTTGCCCCTTTATTTATTTTCATATGATAAATTTTCACTTTCAAACCTCGCGTTATTTTTTGTAGGTATGGGGTTAATGAATTTTTTATTTATCTTTGCATTTTATTTGGTCCAAGTAGAAGGAATGAGTGAACTGAAGTCGGGAATGATTATTAGTACACTAGCGATTGTATCGATAATAATTACGGCAATTATGACACCAATCGCTGCAAAACGCGGAAGCAGTGTGATTAGTAGTGTAGGTGTTATTGCATTTATCGTTGTCTCATATTTATTCGGTCATATGGAATCAAGCTTTTCGGCTTGGGATTATATTTGGAGGCTTGTGATTGTAGGGTTTGGCGCGGGATGTACACTTGCTCCACTTACAACAACTGCAGTATTAAGTGTGCCAATTGAAAAATCAGGTATTGCATCAAGCATATCTAATATTTCGAGAACATTGGGCAGCATTGTGGGAGTAGCTGTATTAGTCGTTTTATTAAATCAACAATTATTGAATGAAAAAGAAAAAGTAAATCAACAAGCAATAACAATGATTCAAAAAAGTAATCAAACAAATTTAGAAAAAAAACAAATATTGCAAGCGATACAATCAGTTGATAAGCAGGAACGAGTAATAGTAGAGTCAAAAGAGGGAAATGAATTATATGAACAAATGAGGTGGAAATATAAACATGCAGTTATACGTAGTTTCAATCAAACATTTTTAATAGGGGCATTTATTTTTCTTTTGGCACTTATTTGTAATGTAGTAGAAATATACATGAATAGAAAGAGGGGTTCTGGTGCAAAAACCATTTGA